The following proteins are encoded in a genomic region of Amphiura filiformis chromosome 11, Afil_fr2py, whole genome shotgun sequence:
- the LOC140164715 gene encoding uncharacterized protein isoform X1, with protein MEQEKGSSLTLGEGAYSSEVTCLSGNNNIEETADNMDLSKKQPDNKDPPTSQPENTSFIKPENTSFIKQSGLFDDFKKCIEGFDETADANGYADVYSKVEELKRNAKAGREGGAINGLPKKDEMSFQEVTRYNILDGTIMHCHEQSYSQDGRLVNAEQKLATAACSNQNEGPFLRSLLQKKAGESGDGETSSVGSPSQATDADNSQDKSYLCKVCKKQYASKSSLRKHFCFPTSEEANGQQLPQMGDAQRAPPPPQLTGIRIKQEIPEGQVPNGITPSQPIPTFFVKTENGTAAAAAMPPPMLGDRQFVVPTPPGVPGVPGEDGEEIFTCPVCSMTFKHSSHLMRHRRTHTNERPFECTDCHQAFRRKCHLKRHWQRIHSGEKPFKCAICGKAFSDRDHQRQHETIHGPETYPCFRCRSVFPSENYLLNHLADNPECKAALARDGDISPRRMRGKHKGQPTAYKCGLCGELFKKLRQIQTHQRVRHHDVFEKKYKCNLCGKGFDLISDLTHHRNNHAVRSKLDVDKNGEVHHPPGFRAPAHGPHGPININTAGIGPLSTKGVQNKAQLLDMLQQLEKRIQQQQQQVKKIETQQEQMSQEMVDPEVNNSSNLLRQVVNSHPQLNGTEIRYMLETRGPDIGHDLSMAAMRAKEARKAEGMENGGSPAKRPRQEPEAIDLSTKSSPPIRDRSPDDAGGKPAVLSGAEISVTVAAHMAKENFDQSQTKAILNLMSDNRHKCEQCGLSFLLYSEFRAHRKRHERARAAMCKEEHSEHSSELLAGNPEADRSLCRDCCSQDAPAVSPRTSPQGGAGSQPNGDGKDVVREANGDHQRHCARGHHNRVHESTTPDNRPRPCDGCLLLREQLNKEREEKETLRQEIDRLREALVSYAEAAASHESPLRGSSELTAMFNRLTAIRTVEEAKAASVK; from the exons GTAATAACAATATAGAAGAAACAGCCGACAATATGGATCTATCCAAGAAGCAACCTGACAACAAGGATCCTCCAACTTCTCAACCAGAAAACACAAGTTTTATCAAACCAGAGAACACAAGTTTTATCAAACAATCCGGACTATTTGATGATTTTAAGAAGTGCATCGAAGGATTCGATGAAACCGCAGATGCAAACGGCTACGCGGATGTGTACAGCAAAGTAGAGGAACTAAAGAGAAATGCGAAAGCTGGGAGAGAAGGTGGTGCAATCAACGGACTGCCCAAGAAGGACGAAATGTCATTCCAAGAAGTAACTAGATATAATATACTCGATGGTACTATTATGCACTGTCATGAGCAAAGTTATTCGCAAGATGGCAGGCTGGTAAACGCAGAACAGAAGTTGGCCACTGCGGCTTGTAGCAATCAGAATGAAGGGCCATTTCTCAGGTCGCTACTGCAGAAAAAAGCGGGCGAAAGTGGCGATGGCGAGACAAGTTCAGTGGGCAGTCCGAGTCAAGCGACTGATGCTGATAACAGTCAAGATAAGTCGTACCTGTGTAAAGTATGCAAGAAGCAATACGCGTCAAAGTCAAGTTTAAGAAAGCATTTCTGTTTTCCAACCAGTGAGGAAGCTAATGGTCAGCAGCTGCCGCAAATGGGCGATGCGCAAAGAGCGCCACCGCCACCACAGCTCACTGGCATCAGAATCAAGCAGGAAATACCGGAAGGACAAGTACCAAATGGTATCACCCCTTCCCAGCCTATACCCACTTTTTTCGTCAAGACTGAAAACgggacagcagcagcagcagcaatgcCTCCTCCAATGTTAGGGGATCGGCAATTTGTCGTACCGACACCACCGGGGGTACCAGGGGTACCGGGGGAAGATGGGGAGGAGATCTTCACGTGTCCGGTTTGCAGTATGACGTTCAAGCATTCCAGTCACCTGATGCGCCATCGCCGTACACATACGAACGAGCGTCCGTTTGAATGCACAGATTGTCACCAGGCATTCCGTCGTAAATGTCATCTTAAGCGTCATTGGCAGCGGATACACAGCGGAGAAAAGCCCTTCAAATGTGCAATATGTGGGAAGGCCTTCAGTGATCGCGATCATCAACGGCAACATGAAACCATTCATGGACCAGAAACCTACCCCTGCTTCAG ATGCCGCAGCGTCTTTCCATCTGAGAACTACCTCCTAAATCATCTGGCAGATAATCCTGAATGCAAAGCAGCCCTCGCTCGCGATGGAGATATCAGTCCAAGACGCATGCGAGGAAAACACAAAGGTCAGCCGACAGCCTACAAGTGCGGTCTTTGCGGGGAGCTCTTTAAGAAGCTACGACAGATCCAGACGCATCAAAGAGTCCGTCATCACGATGTGTTTGAAAAGAAATACAAGTGTAATTTATGCGGTAAAGGCTTTGATCTCATCTCCGATTTGACGCATCATCGCAATAACCACGCAGTCCGCAGCAAGTTAGACGTGGATAAAAACGGAGAGGTTCACCATCCTCCAGGATTCCGTGCCCCAGCGCACGGTCCCCACGGTCCTATAAATATAAATACAGCAGGGATAGGTCCTCTTAGTACTAAAGGCGTACAGAATAAGGCGCAACTGTTGGACATGCTTCAGCAATTAGAGAAGCGTAtacagcaacagcaacagcagGTGAAAAAAATCGAAACGCAGCAAGAACAGATGAGCCAAGAGATGGTAGACCCCGAGGTTAATAATAGTAGTAATCTCTTACGGCAGGTAGTGAATAGCCACCCTCAATTGAACGGCACAGAGATACGCTACATGCTGGAAACCAGAGGACCAGATATTGGCCATGATCTATCAATGGCGGCGATGCGAGCGAAGGAGGCAAGGAAAGCTGAAGGCATGGAGAATGGTGGAAGTCCGGCAAAAAGACCAAGACAAGAACCAGAAGCCATAGATCTGTCGACTAAATCGTCTCCGCCGATCCGCGATAGATCTCCCGATGATGCCGGTGGCAAACCAGCTGTACTATCCGGTGCTGAAATCTCGGTGACCGTCGCAGCTCATATGGCGAAAGAAAACTTTGACCAATCGCAGACTAAAGCGATTTTGAACTTGATGTCTGATAACCGGCATAAGTGCGAACAGTGCGGCCTGTCGTTCTTACTATACTCCGAGTTCAGGGCACATCGCAAGCGTCATGAGCGGGCTAGGGCGGCCATGTGCAAAGAAGAGCACTCAGAGCATTCTTCAGAGTTGCTGGCAGGGAATCCTGAAGCAGATCGGAGCCTTTGTCGCGATTGTTGCAGTCAGGACGCTCCAGCTGTGTCTCCTAGAACAAGTCCTCAAGGTGGTGCTGGCTCCCAACCGAATGGGGATGGAAAAGATGTGGTGAGAGAAGCTAATGGGGACCACCAAAGACATTGTGCCAGGGGACATCATAATAG AGTTCATGAGTCCACCACCCCGGATAATCGACCTAGACCTTGCGATGGCTGCCTATTGCTGAGAGAACAACTGAACAAG GAACGTGAGGAAAAAGAGACGCTACGACAGGAGATCGATCGTCTGCGAGAGGCACTGGTGAGCTACGCGGAGGCAGCGGCCAGTCACGAGTCCCCATTACGGGGCAGCAGTGAATTGACGGCGATGTTCAATCGGTTGACTGCGATACGCACCGTGGAAGAAGCGAAAGCTGCTAGTGTGAAATAA
- the LOC140164715 gene encoding uncharacterized protein isoform X2, with translation MDLSKKQPDNKDPPTSQPENTSFIKPENTSFIKQSGLFDDFKKCIEGFDETADANGYADVYSKVEELKRNAKAGREGGAINGLPKKDEMSFQEVTRYNILDGTIMHCHEQSYSQDGRLVNAEQKLATAACSNQNEGPFLRSLLQKKAGESGDGETSSVGSPSQATDADNSQDKSYLCKVCKKQYASKSSLRKHFCFPTSEEANGQQLPQMGDAQRAPPPPQLTGIRIKQEIPEGQVPNGITPSQPIPTFFVKTENGTAAAAAMPPPMLGDRQFVVPTPPGVPGVPGEDGEEIFTCPVCSMTFKHSSHLMRHRRTHTNERPFECTDCHQAFRRKCHLKRHWQRIHSGEKPFKCAICGKAFSDRDHQRQHETIHGPETYPCFRCRSVFPSENYLLNHLADNPECKAALARDGDISPRRMRGKHKGQPTAYKCGLCGELFKKLRQIQTHQRVRHHDVFEKKYKCNLCGKGFDLISDLTHHRNNHAVRSKLDVDKNGEVHHPPGFRAPAHGPHGPININTAGIGPLSTKGVQNKAQLLDMLQQLEKRIQQQQQQVKKIETQQEQMSQEMVDPEVNNSSNLLRQVVNSHPQLNGTEIRYMLETRGPDIGHDLSMAAMRAKEARKAEGMENGGSPAKRPRQEPEAIDLSTKSSPPIRDRSPDDAGGKPAVLSGAEISVTVAAHMAKENFDQSQTKAILNLMSDNRHKCEQCGLSFLLYSEFRAHRKRHERARAAMCKEEHSEHSSELLAGNPEADRSLCRDCCSQDAPAVSPRTSPQGGAGSQPNGDGKDVVREANGDHQRHCARGHHNRVHESTTPDNRPRPCDGCLLLREQLNKEREEKETLRQEIDRLREALVSYAEAAASHESPLRGSSELTAMFNRLTAIRTVEEAKAASVK, from the exons ATGGATCTATCCAAGAAGCAACCTGACAACAAGGATCCTCCAACTTCTCAACCAGAAAACACAAGTTTTATCAAACCAGAGAACACAAGTTTTATCAAACAATCCGGACTATTTGATGATTTTAAGAAGTGCATCGAAGGATTCGATGAAACCGCAGATGCAAACGGCTACGCGGATGTGTACAGCAAAGTAGAGGAACTAAAGAGAAATGCGAAAGCTGGGAGAGAAGGTGGTGCAATCAACGGACTGCCCAAGAAGGACGAAATGTCATTCCAAGAAGTAACTAGATATAATATACTCGATGGTACTATTATGCACTGTCATGAGCAAAGTTATTCGCAAGATGGCAGGCTGGTAAACGCAGAACAGAAGTTGGCCACTGCGGCTTGTAGCAATCAGAATGAAGGGCCATTTCTCAGGTCGCTACTGCAGAAAAAAGCGGGCGAAAGTGGCGATGGCGAGACAAGTTCAGTGGGCAGTCCGAGTCAAGCGACTGATGCTGATAACAGTCAAGATAAGTCGTACCTGTGTAAAGTATGCAAGAAGCAATACGCGTCAAAGTCAAGTTTAAGAAAGCATTTCTGTTTTCCAACCAGTGAGGAAGCTAATGGTCAGCAGCTGCCGCAAATGGGCGATGCGCAAAGAGCGCCACCGCCACCACAGCTCACTGGCATCAGAATCAAGCAGGAAATACCGGAAGGACAAGTACCAAATGGTATCACCCCTTCCCAGCCTATACCCACTTTTTTCGTCAAGACTGAAAACgggacagcagcagcagcagcaatgcCTCCTCCAATGTTAGGGGATCGGCAATTTGTCGTACCGACACCACCGGGGGTACCAGGGGTACCGGGGGAAGATGGGGAGGAGATCTTCACGTGTCCGGTTTGCAGTATGACGTTCAAGCATTCCAGTCACCTGATGCGCCATCGCCGTACACATACGAACGAGCGTCCGTTTGAATGCACAGATTGTCACCAGGCATTCCGTCGTAAATGTCATCTTAAGCGTCATTGGCAGCGGATACACAGCGGAGAAAAGCCCTTCAAATGTGCAATATGTGGGAAGGCCTTCAGTGATCGCGATCATCAACGGCAACATGAAACCATTCATGGACCAGAAACCTACCCCTGCTTCAG ATGCCGCAGCGTCTTTCCATCTGAGAACTACCTCCTAAATCATCTGGCAGATAATCCTGAATGCAAAGCAGCCCTCGCTCGCGATGGAGATATCAGTCCAAGACGCATGCGAGGAAAACACAAAGGTCAGCCGACAGCCTACAAGTGCGGTCTTTGCGGGGAGCTCTTTAAGAAGCTACGACAGATCCAGACGCATCAAAGAGTCCGTCATCACGATGTGTTTGAAAAGAAATACAAGTGTAATTTATGCGGTAAAGGCTTTGATCTCATCTCCGATTTGACGCATCATCGCAATAACCACGCAGTCCGCAGCAAGTTAGACGTGGATAAAAACGGAGAGGTTCACCATCCTCCAGGATTCCGTGCCCCAGCGCACGGTCCCCACGGTCCTATAAATATAAATACAGCAGGGATAGGTCCTCTTAGTACTAAAGGCGTACAGAATAAGGCGCAACTGTTGGACATGCTTCAGCAATTAGAGAAGCGTAtacagcaacagcaacagcagGTGAAAAAAATCGAAACGCAGCAAGAACAGATGAGCCAAGAGATGGTAGACCCCGAGGTTAATAATAGTAGTAATCTCTTACGGCAGGTAGTGAATAGCCACCCTCAATTGAACGGCACAGAGATACGCTACATGCTGGAAACCAGAGGACCAGATATTGGCCATGATCTATCAATGGCGGCGATGCGAGCGAAGGAGGCAAGGAAAGCTGAAGGCATGGAGAATGGTGGAAGTCCGGCAAAAAGACCAAGACAAGAACCAGAAGCCATAGATCTGTCGACTAAATCGTCTCCGCCGATCCGCGATAGATCTCCCGATGATGCCGGTGGCAAACCAGCTGTACTATCCGGTGCTGAAATCTCGGTGACCGTCGCAGCTCATATGGCGAAAGAAAACTTTGACCAATCGCAGACTAAAGCGATTTTGAACTTGATGTCTGATAACCGGCATAAGTGCGAACAGTGCGGCCTGTCGTTCTTACTATACTCCGAGTTCAGGGCACATCGCAAGCGTCATGAGCGGGCTAGGGCGGCCATGTGCAAAGAAGAGCACTCAGAGCATTCTTCAGAGTTGCTGGCAGGGAATCCTGAAGCAGATCGGAGCCTTTGTCGCGATTGTTGCAGTCAGGACGCTCCAGCTGTGTCTCCTAGAACAAGTCCTCAAGGTGGTGCTGGCTCCCAACCGAATGGGGATGGAAAAGATGTGGTGAGAGAAGCTAATGGGGACCACCAAAGACATTGTGCCAGGGGACATCATAATAG AGTTCATGAGTCCACCACCCCGGATAATCGACCTAGACCTTGCGATGGCTGCCTATTGCTGAGAGAACAACTGAACAAG GAACGTGAGGAAAAAGAGACGCTACGACAGGAGATCGATCGTCTGCGAGAGGCACTGGTGAGCTACGCGGAGGCAGCGGCCAGTCACGAGTCCCCATTACGGGGCAGCAGTGAATTGACGGCGATGTTCAATCGGTTGACTGCGATACGCACCGTGGAAGAAGCGAAAGCTGCTAGTGTGAAATAA